Proteins encoded together in one Triticum dicoccoides isolate Atlit2015 ecotype Zavitan chromosome 7B, WEW_v2.0, whole genome shotgun sequence window:
- the LOC119336498 gene encoding uncharacterized protein LOC119336498, whose protein sequence is MALVPSGDQAAACKATIPWSEMFRSASVRRPKQAEDPPKPAPTPPGKKAAPPAEAEGLSLEPDARLALYIAMAHAGLATALLVLYGLYMLLADFLRPLQWALLCSVPLRETQHALVAFWEPPLRGGFSATVLALPLAALRSCAATLADARAALLRRPLPPSPSFPRLLRWLASSFFFLLLLERLGAAAALLLLGVSLAFYAASPKPSSFIPRAASSRISGRTPSSRGLLLTGGILRHLRTLVAVGLMLGMIAGFLGGSFFFSYKIGLEGKDAVMSLKSHVENGNYSEKIGLKKLLDDNDIPGLVEQYSGKLVETVWEQVDQLAVQYNLTDFTSGFKHFLISQSVPSGAKSKELITYGPHPYSLKLQAITLRVKRREWLEIYKELDSFFRELLITREDLVVKAKDLALQGTEIAKSLLSSGTSVLGGSANLMLSIALRILSGAAEVLNFVSQLMVFMWVLYYLITVEGSGATEQVIDLLPVSKQVKERCVEVIDHAISSVLLATAKIAIFQGCLTWLLLKFFKVHFVYTATVFTIISALFPILPAWLSSIFAAAQLLTEGRYVLAVMVTVIHLVIMDYGTTVIQEDIPGYNGYLTGLSIIGGMTLFPNALEGAILGPLIMTVVIALKNLYTEFVLADTEEMSS, encoded by the exons ATGGCGCTCGTGCCCAGCGGCGACCAGGCGGCGGCCTGCAAGGCCACCATCCCCTGGTCCGAGATGTTCCGCTCCGCCTCCGtccgccgccccaagcaggcggagGACCCGCCCAAGCCCGCGCCCACGCCGCCGGGGAAGAAGGCGGCGCCGCCGGCGGAGGCCGAGGGGCTGTCCCTGGAGCCGGACGCGCGCCTGGCGCTCTACATCGCCATGGCGCACGCGGGGCTCGCCACGGCGCTGCTCGTGCTCTACGGCCTCTACATGCTGCTCGCCGACTTCCTCCGCCCGCTGCAGTGGGCGCTGCTCTGCTCCGTCCCGCTCCGCGAGACGCAGCACGCGCTCGTCGCCTTCTGGGAGCCGCCGCTCCGCGGCGGGTTCAGCGCCACCGTGCTCGCGCTCCCGCTCGCCGCTCTGCGCTCCTGCGCGGCCACCCTCGCCGACGCGCGCGCCGCGCTGCTGCGCCGTCCGCTGCCTCCGTCGCCGTCCTTCCCGCGCCTCCTGCGTTGGCTCGCCtcatccttcttcttcctcctcctgctcgagcgcctcggcgccgccgccgcgctgctcctcCTTGGCGTCTCCCTCGCCTTCTACGCCGCCTCTCCCAAGCCCTCCTCTTTCATCCCCCgtgccgcctcctcccgcatctccGGTCGAACACCTTCGTCCCGCGGGCTCCTCCTCACCGGCGGCATCCTCCGCCACCTCAGGACCCTCGTCGCCGTCGGCCTCATGCTTGGCATGATTGCTGGCTTCCTAGGAGGCAGCTTCTTCTTCTCCTACAAGATCGGACTCGAGGGCAAGGACGCCGTCATGTCCCTCAAGTCCCACGTCGAAAATGGCAACTACTCCGAAAAGATTGGCCTCAAGAAGTTGCTTGACGACAATGACATCCCGGGCTTGGTGGAGCAGTACTCAGGGAAGCTCGTCGAAACCGTCTGGGAGCAGGTAGACCAATTGGCTGTACAATACAACCTTACTGATTTCACTAGTGGATTCAAGCACTTCTTGATCAGCCAATCAGTCCCATCTGGTGCCAAGAGCAAGGAGCTCATCACTTATGGACCGCACCCGTACTCGCTAAAGCTGCAGGCCATTACGCTGCGTGTGAAGAGAAGGGAGTGGCTGGAGATCTACAAGGAGCTGGACTCATTCTTCAGGGAGCTGTTAATCACAAGGGAGGATCTAGTAGTGAAGGCCAAGGACCTGGCTTTGCAGGGCACGGAGATTGCGAAGAGTCTGCTATCTAGCGGCACCTCTGTGCTCGGTGGTAGTGCCAATTTGATGCTATCCATTGCTCTCCGCATTCTCTCTGGTGCAGCAGAGGTGCTCAATTTTGTGTCACAGCTGATGGTCTTTATGTGGGTGCTGTACTACCTCATCACCGTTGAGGGTAGCGGGGCAACGGAGCAGGTCATTGACCTCTTACCGGTGTCCAAACAAGTAAAGGAGCGTTGCGTCGAGGTTATAGACCATGCCATTAGCAGTGTCTTGTTAGCCACTGCCAAGATTGCTATATTCCAAGGATGCCTGACATGGCTGTTGCTCAAGTTCTTTAAGGTGCATTTTGTGTATACAGCAACTGTGTTTACAATCATCAGTGCACTTTTTCCAATACTACCAGCATGGCTGTCCTCAATATTTGCCGCAGCGCAACTGCTGACGGAAGGGAGATATGTTCTCGCGGTTATGGTTACAGTGATACACCTTGTGATCATGGATTATGGAACCACGGTCATTCAGGAGGATATACCTGGGTACAATGGGTATCTGACTGGCCTTAGCATAATCGGTGGCATGACATTATTTCCCAATGCTCTCGAG GGTGCAATATTAGGCCCCCTTATTATGACGGTCGTGATAGCATTGAAGAACCTGTACACAGAGTTTGTGCTTGCTGATACAGAGGAGATGAGCAGCTAG